In one Gemmatimonadales bacterium genomic region, the following are encoded:
- a CDS encoding GNAT family N-acetyltransferase, whose protein sequence is MARIETYREKYRVDFERLNRDWIETFFVLEDADREIFRDPEAAVIAPGGQIFFVIDADGVQGTCAVLPHEPGIFEIAKMAVSPGARGRGYGDLLMEASVEFARRAGARRVVIVSNTVLGPAIRLYQRHGFVQVPLEQHERFARANIRLERELPAS, encoded by the coding sequence ATGGCCCGCATCGAGACCTATCGAGAGAAATACCGCGTCGACTTCGAGCGCCTCAACCGCGACTGGATCGAGACCTTCTTCGTGCTGGAAGATGCCGACCGGGAGATCTTCCGCGATCCGGAGGCCGCAGTCATCGCGCCCGGCGGGCAGATCTTTTTCGTGATCGATGCGGACGGGGTCCAGGGGACCTGCGCGGTGCTGCCCCACGAGCCGGGGATCTTCGAGATCGCCAAGATGGCCGTCTCGCCCGGGGCGCGAGGCCGGGGCTACGGAGACCTGCTGATGGAGGCATCGGTGGAGTTCGCCCGCCGGGCGGGCGCCCGACGCGTGGTGATCGTCTCGAACACGGTGCTCGGCCCGGCCATCCGGCTGTATCAGAGGCACGGATTCGTCCAGGTGCCGCTGGAGCAGCACGAGCGATTCGCCCGGGCCAACATCCGGCTCGAGCGGGAGCTCCCCGCGAGCTAG
- a CDS encoding Stp1/IreP family PP2C-type Ser/Thr phosphatase — MHFTCAARTDVGIVRSGNEDNYLMLAERGIFIVADGMGGHAAGEVASEMAVRITSHQIGSIRGLSDEDASERVRAAIRSANDAIFERTLSEQDKRGMGTTATVLVLMPQRYLIGQVGDSRAYLLRRSELSQLTKDHSYVQEQVDAGLLTPDQARVHPYSNVITRCVGASMDVVPDIYFGNLEAGDIILLASDGLTGMLEDEQLNRILTGDGGPQHWVDRMITEANRRGGLDNITAIVIRIDSVESTTGEQPAVAAAAGGTS; from the coding sequence GTGCACTTCACTTGTGCCGCTCGCACCGATGTTGGCATCGTCCGTTCGGGCAACGAAGACAATTATCTCATGCTCGCGGAGCGCGGGATCTTCATTGTGGCCGACGGCATGGGGGGCCATGCGGCGGGCGAGGTGGCAAGCGAGATGGCCGTGCGCATCACGTCGCACCAGATCGGCTCGATCCGGGGACTCTCCGACGAGGACGCGAGTGAGCGGGTCCGCGCCGCGATCCGCTCGGCCAACGACGCGATCTTCGAGCGCACCCTGTCGGAGCAGGACAAGCGGGGCATGGGCACGACGGCCACCGTCCTGGTGCTCATGCCCCAGCGCTACCTGATCGGCCAGGTGGGGGACAGCCGGGCCTATCTCCTCCGGCGCTCCGAGCTGAGCCAGCTCACCAAGGATCACTCTTACGTCCAGGAGCAGGTGGATGCCGGACTGCTGACGCCGGATCAGGCGCGGGTGCACCCGTACAGCAACGTCATCACCCGCTGCGTCGGGGCCAGCATGGACGTGGTGCCCGACATCTATTTCGGGAATCTGGAGGCCGGCGACATCATCCTGCTCGCCTCCGACGGGCTGACCGGCATGCTGGAGGATGAGCAGCTCAACCGGATCCTCACCGGTGACGGCGGGCCGCAGCACTGGGTGGACCGGATGATCACCGAGGCCAACCGGCGGGGCGGATTGGACAATATCACGGCCATCGTGATCCGCATCGATTCGGTGGAGAGCACCACCGGCGAGCAGCCGGCCGTCGCTGCCGCCGCGGGCGGGACCAGCTAG
- a CDS encoding FHA domain-containing protein, whose protein sequence is MMHLEIGGRRIPVAAGETFIGSATDCGIVLPGEGVRPRHAILQGTAQGAAAIRAASPDAELIINGVRLGVDPTPVLHGDKIEIGGHEILAVDSRRTGHTQLFDSGAFTDLVPPPRPAKPAAVGGRAGGRLVCLTDGREYTLTGETLVFGRDAGADVVVTGTDVSRRHAEIQTTAEGYVLMDLSVNGTYVNGERVGRRYLLARADVIRIGHDEFRFYADAAPPPQPRPPRSTPMTTNPVGPPTGAGARLSDTLHGLPVSGVASVATPTAPRVAPLASLLVRSGELKGQRLPIKVPLINIGRAEFNDVVLPDPSVSTSHAKLQRRENIWILTDSASTNGTYVEGEPVEGEVALSPGATLRFGDVSALFEPLDDQVPARRTAGTRLVEAMDLTGATPPGASRADQAEPGSESEPGAAPAPSTARQRRPIRASVPRPEGPPIWLLVVLVLLGAALAYFLLR, encoded by the coding sequence ATGATGCACCTCGAGATCGGCGGCCGCCGCATCCCAGTTGCCGCCGGTGAGACCTTCATAGGATCCGCCACAGACTGCGGCATCGTGCTTCCTGGTGAGGGAGTGCGGCCGCGCCATGCCATCCTCCAGGGCACTGCTCAGGGCGCCGCGGCGATCCGGGCAGCATCGCCCGACGCCGAGCTGATCATCAACGGGGTCCGCCTGGGTGTCGATCCCACCCCCGTGCTCCACGGCGACAAGATCGAGATCGGCGGCCACGAGATCCTGGCGGTCGATTCTCGGCGTACCGGCCATACCCAATTGTTCGACTCCGGTGCCTTTACCGATCTTGTTCCCCCGCCGCGACCCGCCAAGCCGGCCGCCGTCGGGGGCCGGGCCGGTGGCAGGCTGGTCTGCCTCACCGACGGGCGGGAGTACACGCTGACCGGCGAGACGCTGGTGTTCGGGCGCGACGCGGGTGCGGACGTCGTGGTGACGGGCACCGATGTCTCCCGCCGTCACGCGGAGATCCAGACGACGGCCGAGGGCTACGTGCTGATGGATCTCAGCGTGAACGGCACCTATGTGAACGGCGAGCGGGTGGGTCGGCGATACCTCCTCGCCCGGGCCGACGTCATTCGCATCGGGCACGACGAATTCCGCTTCTACGCCGATGCCGCTCCTCCTCCGCAGCCCCGTCCTCCGCGCAGTACCCCGATGACCACCAATCCGGTCGGGCCGCCGACCGGCGCCGGCGCCCGGCTCTCGGACACGCTGCATGGTCTGCCGGTGTCCGGCGTGGCGAGCGTGGCCACGCCCACCGCCCCGAGGGTGGCCCCGCTGGCGTCGCTGCTGGTCCGGAGCGGCGAGCTCAAGGGTCAGCGGCTGCCCATCAAGGTGCCGCTGATCAACATCGGCCGCGCGGAGTTCAACGACGTCGTGCTGCCCGATCCCAGCGTCAGCACCAGCCACGCCAAGCTGCAGCGGCGGGAGAACATCTGGATCCTCACGGACAGCGCGTCCACCAACGGCACCTACGTGGAAGGTGAGCCGGTGGAGGGCGAGGTGGCGCTCAGTCCCGGTGCCACCCTGCGCTTCGGCGACGTGTCGGCGCTCTTCGAGCCGCTGGACGACCAGGTCCCCGCCCGCCGCACCGCCGGTACCAGGCTGGTCGAGGCGATGGACCTCACCGGAGCCACGCCGCCCGGGGCCTCGCGTGCCGACCAGGCCGAGCCGGGGTCGGAGTCCGAGCCGGGTGCGGCCCCAGCCCCAAGCACCGCCCGCCAGCGGCGGCCGATTCGCGCCTCGGTGCCCCGTCCCGAGGGTCCGCCTATCTGGTTGCTGGTAGTGCTGGTGCTCCTGGGTGCGGCCCTGGCCTACTTCCTTCTGCGCTAG